The Alkalihalobacillus sp. LMS6 genomic interval TTTCCAATGATGACATTGTCTTTTGCCACAAACGCAGCATTTTTCGGTGGACGTACTACGAGTTGACCACCAGATAACCCTTTTCCAGTATAATCATTGGCATCTCCTTCAAGAGTGAGCGTCATACCTTTAGGGACAAACGCACCAAAGCTCTGACCAGCAGATCCTTTGAATTGAAACTGGATCGTATGAGCTGGTAACCCTTTTAATCCGTGTGCTTTACTAACTTCACTTCCAACAATGGTTCCGACAACACGGTCTGTATTACGAATCGATGTTGCATAGGTAATTGGTTGGTGCTGTTCGATGGCTGGTTTAGCTGCTTCTAGCAATTCACGAACATCTAACGATTGCTCTAATTTGTGATTTTGTTCCACTTGTTTCGTTTGACGCGATTTTGTTTGGATCGGTCGATACAATAGGCTTGTTAAATCCAGCTTGTTCGCTTTTTGATTAATGGTTTCTTTGTTTTGTTGTAACAAATCCGAACGACCGACAAGTTCATCAACTGTTCTTACAGCTAAATCGGCCATAATTTCGCGCATTTCTTCTGCAATATACGTCATAAATGTCACGATTTGATCCGCTTCACCTGTGTACTTTTTTCGTAATTCAGGGTTTTGCGTCGCAATACCAACAGGGCATGTATCAAGATGGCACACACGCATAACAACACAGCCAAGCACGACAAGAGGGGCAGTTGAAAATGCATATTCCTCCGCACCTAATAAAGCAGCAATCACAACATCTTTACCCGTCATGAGTTTGCCATCAGTCTCAAGCGTAACTCGATTTCGTAAGTTATTTAATAATAGCGTTTGATGCGTTTCTGCAAGCCCAATTTCCCAAGGCAACCCTGTATGTTTAATGCTTGTTCGCGCTGCGGCACCTGTTCCGCCATCATAACCACTAATGATAATGCCGTCTGCGCTCCCCTTTGCTACTCCGGCAGCAATGGTCCCAACCCCTGTTCCTGCAACAAGTTTAACGCTAACCTTTGCTGAAGGGTTCGCATTTTTTAAATCATGGATTAATTCTGCCAAATCTTCAATTGAATAGATATCATGATGAGGAGGCGGCGATATTAAACCTACACCTGTTGTAGAGCCTCGGACTTCAGCTACCCACGGGTAAACTTTTTGACCAGGTAATTGTCCACCTTCACCTGGCTTAGCTCCTTGTGCCACTTTTATTTGAATTTCATCTGCATTCACAAGATAGTGACTTGTGACACCGAACCGACCAGAAGCCACCTGTTTAATTGCGCTTCTTCTTAGGTCTCCATTTTCATCCTCTATAAACCGTGCCGGATCTTCCCCACCTTCACCCGTATTGCTTTTAGCACCTAACCGGTTCATCGCAATAGCTAACGTTTCGTGGGCTTCTTTAGAAATCGATCCAAACGACATCGCACCCGTTCGGAATCGTTTTACAATGGTTGATGCTGACTCCACTTCTTCAATTGGAATAGCGGTTGTCGGTTTAAAGGTCAATAACCCTCTTAACGTTGTTTGTTTTTTGTCTTGCTGATTAATCGCTGCCGTATAATGCTTAAATAGTGAATAATCTTCTGTTCGACACGCTTGTTGTAGCATATGAATCGTATGTGGATTGTATTGATGCGGCTCTCCGTCTCTTCTCCATTGTAAATCATCTCCTGAATCGAGCTGATCGTCATCACCAAGGCGATCTGTAAATGCACGGGAATGTCGCAATAAAACTTCTTTGGCCATATCTTCTAGCTTTATTCCACCAATACGAGAAGGGGTCCACGTAAAATATTTATCAATGACGTCTGTATGAATCCCAACAGCCTCAAAAATTTGCGCTCCTCTATAACTGTGAATCGTTGAAATCCCCATTTTTGATAAAACTTTCATTAATCCTTTTGTAACACCATTTACATAGCGACGACATGCTTCCACATAATGATACTCCGTTAACAAGCCATCTTGAATCCATTCATCAATTGTATCAAACACAAGATAAGGGTTAATCCCCTCTGCACCGTACCCAATTAAAAGTGCATGGTGGTGAACTTCTCTTGGCTCCCCAGACTCAACAAGAATGCTTACATCTGTTCGTTTACCCGTACGAATCAAATGATGGTGCAAACTTGAGACAGCGAGCAAAGCCGGAATCGGTGCATCGTTTTTCGTTACGTCGCGATCGCTTAAAATAAGAAACGTTTTTCCAGCTTTAATCGCTTCATCTGCATGGGCAAACATATTTTCTAGCCCTTGCTCTAAAGCTTGTTCATTCGCTTTAAATAGCATCGGAATCGTTTCCGCTTTAAATTCGCTTATTTGATTAAACCGTAGTTTTGCTAACTCTTCGTTATTTAAAATCGGCGTGTCCAACTGAATATGTCGACAGCAATCTTTTCTCGGATCTAATAAATTACCTTCTTTGCCAATTGTCGTACTTTGCGCCGTAACGATTTTTTCTCTAATTGCATCAATCGGCGGATTCGTGACTTGGGCAAACAACTGTTTAAAATAGTTATAAACTAATTGTGGTTTTTGTGACAGCACAGCAAGTGGAGAATCATAGCCCATTGAACC includes:
- the gltB gene encoding glutamate synthase large subunit, translated to MRGTHLPRKQGLYDPDFEHDNCGIGFLANIKGKATHKTVKDALLLLENLEHRGGQGDEENTGDGAGILTQIPHSFFQKQGIINVEQGSYAVGMVFLPSNEETRNTVKQKIDSLLQQEGFERLCWRKVPTDASMLGNAALKSMPYIEQLFVQPITQLKGMDLERKLYVVRKRAEHEIHVASEHSFYFASFSSRTIVYKGMLTTAQLTMFYLDLSDPAFKSALALVHSRFSTNTFPSWERAHPNRYMIHNGEINTIKGNVNWMHAREAKFATPAFGDDLAKVHPIIDQNGSDSSMFDNTLEFLSLTGRSLAHAAMMMVPEPWQNNEQMDDQRRGFYRYHSTLMEPWDGPTAIVFTDGQKIGATLDRNGLRPSRYYVTSDDMIVMSSEVGVLDIPSHTIVKKERLHPGQMLLIDLEQGRLIPDEEVKQTIASAHPYEEWVNEGLMHIDDVRETAEVKETEFEQIRLRQFIFGYTYEELNKMIMPLVKEENDPVGSMGYDSPLAVLSQKPQLVYNYFKQLFAQVTNPPIDAIREKIVTAQSTTIGKEGNLLDPRKDCCRHIQLDTPILNNEELAKLRFNQISEFKAETIPMLFKANEQALEQGLENMFAHADEAIKAGKTFLILSDRDVTKNDAPIPALLAVSSLHHHLIRTGKRTDVSILVESGEPREVHHHALLIGYGAEGINPYLVFDTIDEWIQDGLLTEYHYVEACRRYVNGVTKGLMKVLSKMGISTIHSYRGAQIFEAVGIHTDVIDKYFTWTPSRIGGIKLEDMAKEVLLRHSRAFTDRLGDDDQLDSGDDLQWRRDGEPHQYNPHTIHMLQQACRTEDYSLFKHYTAAINQQDKKQTTLRGLLTFKPTTAIPIEEVESASTIVKRFRTGAMSFGSISKEAHETLAIAMNRLGAKSNTGEGGEDPARFIEDENGDLRRSAIKQVASGRFGVTSHYLVNADEIQIKVAQGAKPGEGGQLPGQKVYPWVAEVRGSTTGVGLISPPPHHDIYSIEDLAELIHDLKNANPSAKVSVKLVAGTGVGTIAAGVAKGSADGIIISGYDGGTGAAARTSIKHTGLPWEIGLAETHQTLLLNNLRNRVTLETDGKLMTGKDVVIAALLGAEEYAFSTAPLVVLGCVVMRVCHLDTCPVGIATQNPELRKKYTGEADQIVTFMTYIAEEMREIMADLAVRTVDELVGRSDLLQQNKETINQKANKLDLTSLLYRPIQTKSRQTKQVEQNHKLEQSLDVRELLEAAKPAIEQHQPITYATSIRNTDRVVGTIVGSEVSKAHGLKGLPAHTIQFQFKGSAGQSFGAFVPKGMTLTLEGDANDYTGKGLSGGQLVVRPPKNAAFVAKDNVIIGNTSFYGATSGKAFIAGQAGERFGVRNSGAQVVIEGMGDHGLEYMTGGICVNIGSMGKNFAAGMSGGTAYVYDPAQIIAERSNHEMILFEALTAGDEVIVKSLLEEHVDYTDSVQGKTILAEWGTMKHHFVKVIPKDYKQMLASIEKRKQEGLNEADAALAAFDEKITKLSNV